Genomic segment of Aliarcobacter trophiarum LMG 25534:
ATTATTTTCATCTAAAATATTTAAACAGACTCCATTTAGATTTTTATTTTTTAGCATATTTTTGGCATTTGTTTTTGCATTTTCTCTATCCATTTCAGCTTTAAAGCCAATAGATATAATACTTTGTTTATTTAAAGAAGCTAAAATATCTATATTCTTCTCTAATTTTAAATCCCAAATGTCTCCCAAACTATCTTTTTTTATTTTTCCACTACTTTTTATCTTTGGAATATAATCACTTATTGCTGCAGCCATAAATAAAAATGGTTTTTTCACCATACTACTTTTTAAAGCCTTCTCTAAATCTTCTTTAAACTCTAAAGTCGTTTTTACTACTTTTAAATCTACCTCAAATGGAATATTTTCATATCCTCTTGAAGCCACCAAAGATATATCTGCTCCTAAATAGTATAGTGCTAAAGCCAAACTTTTTGCCATTTTACCACTTGAGAAATTTGATATATATCGAACATCATCTATTTTCTCTACTGTTCCACCACCACTAATTACAACTTTTCTATCTTTCCAAAAATCTTCTTTTAGAAGTTCTCTGCAAGTTTTATAAAAAATATCTATAGGTTCAAGCATTGCCCCATTTCCAACATCTTTAC
This window contains:
- the coaBC gene encoding bifunctional phosphopantothenoylcysteine decarboxylase/phosphopantothenate--cysteine ligase CoaBC — translated: MILKDKNILIGVTGSIAIYKTLDLIRLYIKAGASVRVIMSESAKKFINPITFEAISQNKILDEDSENWDKTSDYNHIDIGKWADILVVAPASANTINKMAVGITDNLLLQTVLAFKKEIIVAPAANTNMIENHITKNSLERLSSCGFKVLKTQTKELVCKDVGNGAMLEPIDIFYKTCRELLKEDFWKDRKVVISGGGTVEKIDDVRYISNFSSGKMAKSLALALYYLGADISLVASRGYENIPFEVDLKVVKTTLEFKEDLEKALKSSMVKKPFLFMAAAISDYIPKIKSSGKIKKDSLGDIWDLKLEKNIDILASLNKQSIISIGFKAEMDRENAKTNAKNMLKNKNLNGVCLNILDENNTFGSDTNTVELILNNKSFDFSGEKLDISLKLLEVLQKEFTNE